Proteins encoded in a region of the Elaeis guineensis isolate ETL-2024a chromosome 7, EG11, whole genome shotgun sequence genome:
- the LOC109506106 gene encoding uncharacterized protein: MRISSGKRPNSFPDIKCGSLLCSLLYGDGIQVSEYKAAAVSFQKGQMEAGIIEYSYQHPFSFWQDPRELDMLGQRTQKTARAFKEWANQPSIAFLLKRSFFFSIYMERRGTEIKGT, from the exons ATGAGGATTTCCAGTGGGAAGCGGCCGAATTCGTTCCCGGATATCAAATGCGGAAGCCTGCTCTGTTCTTTGTTGTATGGGGACGGAATTCAAGTCTCAGAGT ACAAAGCTGCAGCTGTTTCTTTCCAAAAAGGCCAAATGGAAGCTGGAATAATTGAATACTCATACCAGCATCCTTTTTCATTTTGGCAG gATCCAAGAGAACTTGATATGCTGGGACAGAGAACACAGAAAACTGCAAGGGCATTCAAGGAATGGGCTAATCAACCAAGTATAGCTTTCTTATTGAAGCGATCATTCTTTTTCTCCATCTACATGGAGAGAAGGGGTACTGAAATTAAAGGAACATGA